A single region of the Musa acuminata AAA Group cultivar baxijiao chromosome BXJ1-11, Cavendish_Baxijiao_AAA, whole genome shotgun sequence genome encodes:
- the LOC135596609 gene encoding transcription factor MYB62-like yields MSGKGGSSNKDEDMELRRGPWTLEEDTLLTHYVACHGEGRWNLLARCSGLRRTGKSCRLRWLNYLKPDIKRGNLSPEEQLLILELHSKWGNRWSRIAQFLPGRTDNEIKNYWRTRVQKQARQLKIDANSAMFRDAIRCYWMPRLLEKTASPRSLQTPHHGTATAVADQPPQDPLPQLLRPDTQCQFENPSSYDLSGAEFCRLSNSPGLPSSTVLPQLPDLPEFSPNPPNQLNDIEFNPFHGNSSIEFNAYGSEACDLASMTASAVSYPASSYCDANHEYCMNKIGDSLWSMDELYVMLKNYMEGVACFL; encoded by the exons ATGTCTGGTAAAGGGGGATCATCCAACAAAGACGAAGACATGGAGCTAAGGAGAGGGCCTTGGACGCTAGAGGAGGACACTCTCCTCACCCACTACGTTGCTTGTCATGGCGAAGGTCGCTGGAACCTCCTCGCCAGGTGCTCGG GTTTGAGGAGAACCGGCAAGAGCTGTCGTTTGAGGTGGTTGAATTACTTGAAGCCCGATATAAAGCGAGGTAACCTCTCCCCTGAAGAGCAGCTGCTGATCCTCGAACTCCACTCCAAGTGGGGCAACAG GTGGTCTCGGATCGCACAGTTTTTGCCAGGGAGAACCGATAACGAGATAAAGAACTACTGGAGGACTCGGGTGCAAAAGCAAGCAAGGCAGCTCAAGATCGACGCCAACAGCGCCATGTTTCGGGATGCAATCCGATGCTACTGGATGCCGAGACTGCTAGAGAAGACGGCCTCTCCTCGATCCCTGCAAACTCCACATCATGGGACCGCCACCGCGGTGGCCGATCAGCCTCCGCAGGATCCGCTCCCGCAGCTTCTCCGACCGGACACGCAATGCCAGTTTGAGAATCCTAGCTCGTATGACCTCTCAGGCGCAGAGTTTTGCAGGCTGAGCAACTCCCCTGGGTTGCCTAGTAGTACTGTTCTCCCCCAACTCCCGGACTTGCCTGAGTTCTCGCCGAACCCACCGAATCAGCTCAATGACATCGAGTTCAATCCCTTCCATGGTAACAGTTCCATCGAGTTCAACGCCTATGGCTCAGAAGCCTGCGACCTGGCCTCCATGACCGCATCAGCTGTTAGCTACCCGGCATCCAGTTACTGTGATGCTAACCATGAGTACTGCATGAACAAGATTGGTGATAGCCTGTGGAGCATGGACGAACTGTATGTTATGCTGAAAAACTACATGGAAGGGGTAGCATGTTTCCTTTAG